One window of the Camelina sativa cultivar DH55 chromosome 1, Cs, whole genome shotgun sequence genome contains the following:
- the LOC104699376 gene encoding uncharacterized protein LOC104699376, producing MAGYDCLPMKRKDIDRVNNDFSDFSLSSPARFGFATDEIKSVPVNEERAIVLYKPLQQYHHQPPHLFVDTDLVSGLKNRFLRDAVVTDGLLCDDDDDDDDDEKHKQQAVVRWDSSQFQSFEEPPAPEITELDGEDEMMEEAAMDVEEASLPQQQPQLVGGLHQWQQQQQLHCMVPQFPQTNSTPISWYR from the exons ATGGCGGGATACGATTGCTTACCGATGAAGAGGAAAGATATTGACAGAGTTAACAACGATTTCTCCGATTTCTCACTGTCTTCACCTGCCA GATTTGGATTTGCCACCGATGAAATCAAATCGGTTCCGGTTAACGAAGAGAGAGCTATTGTTCTTTACAAGCCTCTCCAGCAATATCATCATCAACCTCCTCACCTTTTTGTTGATACTGACTTGGTTTCAGGGCTTAAGA ATAGATTTTTGCGTGATGCAGTGGTAACTGATGGTCTATTAtgtgacgacgatgatgatgatgatgatgacgaaaaACACAAGCAGCAGGCGGTTGTTCGCTGGGACTCATCCCAGTTCCAGTCCTTTGAGGAACCGCCTGCGCCAGAGATTACTGAGTTAGATGGTGAGGATGAGATGATGGAAGAAGCAGCCATGGATGTGGAAGAAGCATCCCTGCCACAGCAGCAGCCGCAGCTCGTGGGAGGGTTGCATCAGtggcagcagcagcaacaacttcATTGTATGGTACCACAATttccccaaaccaactctactCCTATCTCTTGGTACCGATGA
- the LOC104699386 gene encoding DExH-box ATP-dependent RNA helicase DExH10-like, translating to MNTQMEEPETLGKRKVAESSKLADESPTPEPTTKRRSLKRACVHEVAVPNDYTPTKEETIHGTLDNPVFNGDMAKTYPFQLDPFQSVSVACLERKESILVSAHTSAGKTAVAEYAIAMAFRDKQRVIYTSPLKALSNQKYRELQHEFQDVGLMTGDVTLSPNASCLVMTTEILRAMLYRGSEVLKEVAWVIFDEIHYMKDRERGVVWEESIIFLPPAIKMVFLSATMSNATEFAEWICYLHKQPCHVVYTDFRPTPLQHYAFPVGGSGLYLVVDDNEQFREDNFSKMQDTFPKPKSVDGKKSANGKSGGRGAKGGGGPGDSDVYKIVKMIMERKFEPVIIFSFSRRECEQHALSMSKLDFNTDEEKEIVEQVFTNAIQCLNEEDRSLPAIELMLPLLQRGIAVHHSGLLPVIKELVELLFQEGLVKALFATETFAMGLNMPAKTVVFTAVKKWDGDSHRYIGSGEYIQMSGRAGRRGKDERGICIIMIDEQMEMNTLRDMMLGKPAPLLSTFRLSYYSILNLLSRAEGQFTAEHVIRHSFHQFQHEKALPDIGNKVSKLEEEAAILNASGEAEVAEYHKLQLDIAQHEKKLMSEMIRPERVLRFLETGRLVKVREGGTDWGWGVVVNVVKKSSVGTGSASSNGGGYIVDTLLHCTTGISENGAKPKPCPPRPGEKGEMHVVPVQLPLISALSGLRISVPSDLRPVEARHSILLALELLTNRFPLGFPKLHPVKEMHIQDTEIVDLVSQIEEVEQKLLAHPMHKSQDDQQIKSFQRKAEVNYEIQQLKSKMRDSQLQKFRDELKNRSRVLKKLGHIDADGVVQLKGRAACLIDTGDELLVTELMFNGTFNDLDHHQVAALASCFIPVDKSNEQVNLRNELTKPLQQLQDSARKIAEIQHECKLEIDVEEYVESTIRPFLMDVIYSWSKGASFADIIQMTDIFEGSIIRSARRLDEFLNQLRAAADAVGESSLESKFAAASESLRRGIMFANSLYL from the exons ATGAACACCCAAATGGAAGAACCAGAGACGCTCGGCAAAAGAAAAGTAGCTGAAAGCTCAAAACTTGCTGATGAGTCTCCAACGCCTGAACCAACGACGAAGCGTAGAAGCCTTAAACGTGCTTGTGTACATGAAGTCGCTGTTCCCAACGATTATACACCAACGAAAGAGGAGACGATTCATGGGACGCTTGATAATCCTGTCTTCAATGGAGACATGGCCAAGACCTATCCTTTTCAGCTCGACCCTTTTCAGAGTGTATCTGTAGCTTGCTTAGAGAGGAAAGAGTCGATTTTGGTTTCTGCCCATACTTCAGCTGGTAAAACTGCAGTCGCTGAGTATGCGATTGCAATGGCGTTTAGAGATAAGCAAAGGGTTATTTATACTTCACCCTTGAAAGCTTTGAGTAATCAGAAGTATAGAGAATTGCAGCATGAGTTTCAAGATGTTGGTTTGATGACTGGTGACGTTACTCTCTCACCTAATGCTAGTTGTTTGGTTATGACAACAGAGATCTTGAGAGCCATGCTTTATAGAGGGTCTGAAGTCTTGAAGGAGGTTGCTTGGGTTATCTTTGATGAGATTCATTACATGAAGGATAGGGAAAGAGGAGTTGTTTGGGAAGAGAGTATTATTTTCTTGCCACCTGCTATTAAGATGGTTTTTCTTTCAGCCACTATGTCGAATGCTACTGAATTTGCAGAATGGATATGTTATCTGCACAAGCAGCCATGTCATGTTGTGTACACAGATTTTAGGCCAACACCTTTGCAGCATTATGCTTTTCCTGTCGGTGGGAGTGGACTGTACCTTGTGGTTGATGACAATGAGCAATTTAGGGAGGACAATTTTAGTAAGATGCAGGATACTTTCCCGAAACCGAAATCTGTTGacgggaaaaagagtgcaaacGGTAAATCAGGTGGTAGGGGTGCTAAAGGTGGAGGTGGACCTGGTGATTCTGATGTTTACAAAATTGTAAag ATGATCATGGAGAGAAAATTTGAACCAGTCATCATCTTCAGCTTCAGTAGAAGAGAGTGTGAACAGCATGCATTGTCAATGTCAAAACTTGATTTTAATacagatgaagagaaagagattgtgGAACAGGTGTTCACTAATGCTATTCAGTGCTTGAATGAGGAGGATAGATCTTTACCTGCCATTGAACTGATGTTGCCACTGCTGCAACGTGGTATTGCTGTCCATCATTCTGGTCTTCTTCCTGTCATCAAGGAATTAGTGGAGCTGCTTTTTCAGGAAGGACTTGTGAAAGCACTTTTTGCCACAGAAACT TTTGCTATGGGTTTGAACATGCCCGCAAAAACTGTAGTGTTTACTGCTGTGAAGAAGTGGGATGGTGACAGCCATCGTTACATTGGCTCTGGTGAATATATTCAG ATGAGCGGCAGGGCTGGACGTCGTGGAAAGGACGAACGTGGCATCTGCATTATTATGATTGATGAACAG ATGGAGATGAATACACTCAGGGACATGATGTTGGGCAAACCAGCCCCGTTGCTTAGTACTTTTAGGTTGAGTTACTActcaattttgaatttattgaGTCGTGCCGAAGGACAATTTACTGCTGAGCATGTTATAAGGCACTCGTTCCATCAATTCCAGCATGAAAAG GCTTTACCAGATATTGGGAACAAGGTGTCCAAACTTGAAGAGGAAGCTGCCATCCTTAATGCTTCTGGAGAG gCGGAGGTTGCTGAATATCATAAGCTACAACTTGACATAGCTCAACATGAAAAGAAACTTATGTCAGAAATGATAAGGCCTGAAAGGGTGCTTCGTTTTCTTGAAACTGGTCGGCTG GTTAAGGTTCGTGAAGGTGGAACAGATTGGGGTTGGGGAGTTGTAGTTAATGTTGTTAAAAAATCTTCAGTTGGAACTGGTTCGGCTTCTTCAAATGGTGGCGGATATATAGTGGATACACTTCTTCATTGCACTACTGGTATTAGCGAAAATGGTGCAAAGCCAAAGCCATGCCCTCCCCGTCCTGGGGAAAAGGGTGAGATGCATGTG gTTCCTGTTCAGCTACCCTTGATTTCTGCTTTGAGCGGACTAAGGATATCAGTTCCTTCTGATCTTCGGCCAGTAGAAGCAAGACACAGCATACTACTTGCATTAGAGTTGTTGACAAATCGCTTCCCTCTAGGGTTCCCAAAACTCCATCCAGTCAAG GAAATGCATATTCAAGATACAGAGATAGTGGATCTGGTCAGCCAAATCGAAGAAGTTGAACAGAAGTTACTTGCTCATCCGATGCACAAG TCTCAAGATGATCAACAGATCAAGAGTTTCCAGAGGAAAGCAGAGGTGAATTATGAGATTCAGCAGCTGAAATCGAAAATGCGTGATTCCCAG cTCCAAAAGTTTCGGGATGAGCTTAAAAATCGTTCTCGGGTATTAAAGAAACTTGGACACATTGATGCGGATGGTGTCGTCCAGTTAAAAGGACGAGCTGCGTGCTTGATAGACACAGGGGATGAATTGCTTGTCACTGAACTGATGTTTAATG GTACTTTCAATGATCTGGATCATCACCAAGTGGCAGCCCTTGCAAGCTGTTTTATTCCTGTGGATAAATCAAATGAACAGGTAAATTTAAGAAATGAACTTACTAAACCATTGCAGCAGCTCCAAGATAGTGCACGAAAAATTGCAGAG ATACAACATGAATGCAAGCTGGAAATTGACGTTGAAGAGTATGTGGAATCCACCATCAGGCCTTTCCTGATGGATGTTATCTACTCTTGGTCAAAG GGCGCGAGCTTTGCAGATATTATACAAATGACTGACATATTTGAGGGTAGTATCATTAGGAGCGCTAGAAGGCTCGATGAGTTTTTGAACCAG CTTCGAGCTGCAGCGGATGCAGTTGGAGAAAGCAGTTTAGAGAGCAAGTTTGCAGCTGCTAGCGAGAGCTTGCGACGAGGTATTATGTTTGCAAATTCGCTTTACTTGTAA
- the LOC104709804 gene encoding U-box domain-containing protein 35-like, with protein sequence MVKMAEGERRDENVAVAIDRDKGSQAALKWAVDNLLTPGETLTLIHVRVRQTHAHNGTHPNKCGDDVKELFLPFRCFCTRKDIKCEDVVLEDVDDAAKGIIEYVRENAINILVLGASKMTLLKRFKAVDVTSSVMKGAPNFCTVYSISRGKISSVRSATSSPPPLCTIRPQLPGRSSNASSSKNSIPKAERRRHHQLVQSTTQDEIEIKYPYLRKGYEGTYQASVTDSDLSIVSSDRPSMDWMLPTPRLSVSSEFEDNRCSFATSSCSSEKQSIDLGSTYSAFSSSSQESGRLSSLSIYSQEDVEGEMSRLKLELKYTMDMYKTACKEAIAAKKVTTELHKWNLEREQKLEEARLAKESAMAMAENEKAKSRAALEALATANKMAEIEAQKRKQIETAALREVENNNKAMHSLNESDRMYRKYTIEEIEEATENFSSSRKIGEGGYGPVFKGTLDYTHVAIKVVRPDAKQGRSQFQQEVDVLTSIRHPNMVMLLGACAEYGCLVYEYMANGSLEDRLLRRGNSPVLSWQLRFRIAAEIATSLNFLHQLKPEPLVHRDLKPANILLDQHMVSKISDVGLARLVPPSVNDVATQYRITSAAGTLCYIDPEYQQTGMLGTKSDIYSFGIMLLQILTAKPPMSLTSQVERAIEERTFAEILDPAVPDWPLPETLILAKIGLKCASLSRKDRPNLAKDVLPKIKRLMDLAEESMHPSPKSSHNNSHVDNLSSIQVNASKKVL encoded by the exons ATGGTGAAGATGGCAGAAGGCGAGCGAAGAGACGAAAACGTCGCAGTTGCGATCGATCGAGACAAAGGAAGTCAGGCTGCATTGAAATGGGCTGTTGATAATCTCCTGACACCAGGAGAGACTCTTACTCTTATTCATGTTAGAGTCAGGCAAACCCACGCTCATAATG GAACCCACCCAAATAAGTGTGGAGATGACGTTAAAGAATTGTTTCTTCCATTCCGATGTTTCTGCACTAGAAAAGAC ATAAAATGTGAAGATGTTGTACTGGAGGACGTTGATGATGCTGCTAAAGGAATCATAGAGTATGTGCGAGAGAATGCAATTAATATTCTAGTACTCGGCGCATCTAAGATGACTCTTTTAAA ACGGTTTAAAGCGGTAGATGTTACGAGCTCAGTGATGAAAGGAGCACCCAATTTCTGTACAGTTTATTCAATCTCTAGAGGCAAAATATCGTCCGTTAGGTCAGCAACGTCTTCACCTCCTCCACTTTGCACAATACGTCCACAATTACCAGGTCGGTCGAGCAACGCCAGCAGCAGCAAAAACTCCATTCCCAAAGCTGAGAGAAGGCGGCATCATCAATTGGTTCAAAGTACAACACAGGACGAGATCGAAATCAA GTATCCATATTTGAGAAAAGGATATGAAGGAACGTATCAAGCCTCAGTGACAGACTCAGATTTATCGATTGTGAGTAGTGATAGGCCAAGCATGGATTGGATGTTACCAACACCTCGTCTCTCGGTTAGTTCGGAGTTTGAAGACAACCGATGCAGCTTTGCTACATCCTCATGCTCATCAGAGAAGCAGTCCATAGACTTGGGTTCTACCTATTCTGCATTCTCCTCGAGCTCACAAGAAAGTGGGAGACTCTCCTCATTGTCAATATATAGCCAG GAAGACGTAGAAGGTGAGATGAGCAGGCTGAAACTAGAGCTCAAGTATACAATGGACATGTACAAGACTGCATGTAAAGAAGCAATTGCAGCCAAGAAAGTg ACTACTGAGTTACACAAATGGAATCTAGAAAGGGAACAGAAACTAGAAGAAGCAAGACTTGCCAAGGAATCAGCAATGGCAATGGCAGAGAATGAGAAAGCAAAGAGTAGAGCAGCTCTGGAAGCATTAGCGACGGCTAACAAAATGGCAGAAATTGAAGCTcaaaagagaaagcaaatcGAAACGGCAGCTCTTAGAGAAGTAGAGAATAACAATAAAGCAATGCACTCTCTAAATGAAAGTGATAGAATGTATAGAAAATACACAATTGAGGAGATTGAAGAGGCAACAGAAAATTTCTCAAGTAGTCGCAAGATTGGAGAAG GTGGTTATGGACCTGTGTTTAAAGGTACTTTAGATTACACACATGTGGCTATAAAAGTTGTGAGACCAGATGCAAAACAAGGAAGATCACAATTCCAACAAGAAGTGGACGTTCTGACTAGCATAAGACATCCAAATATGGTTATGTTACTTGGAGCTTGTGCAGAATATGGTTGTTTAGTCTATGAATACATGGCCAATGGTAGCTTAGAAGATCGTCTCCTTAGACGAGGCAACTCTCCAGTGCTTTCATGGCAGCTAAGATTCCGTATTGCAGCTGAAATCGCCACCAGTCTTAACTTCCTCCACCAGTTAAAACCAGAGCCATTGGTACACCGTGACTTGAAACCAGCCAACATATTGCTTGACCAGCACATGGTCAGCAAGATCTCTGACGTTGGATTGGCTAGGCTTGTCCCTCCCTCGGTTAATGACGTTGCAACACAATACAGGATAACGTCAGCTGCTGGAACCTTGTGTTACATTGATCCAGAATACCAACAAACGGGTATGCTTGGAACCAAATCGGACATATACTCATTCGGGATAATGCTTTTGCAAATACTTACGGCCAAGCCACCAATGAGCTTAACAAGTCAG GTCGAGAGAGCAATTGAGGAAAGAACTTTTGCTGAGATACTAGACCCTGCTGTTCCTGACTGGCCTCTTCCAGAGACCTTAATATTAGCAAAAATTGGTCTGAAATGCGCATCGTTAAGTCGTAAAGACAGACCTAATCTAGCAAAGGATGTGTTGCCCAAGATTAAAAGGCTTATGGACTTAGCAGAAGAAAGCATGCATCCTTCACCCAAAAGCAGTCATAATAACAGTCATGTCGACAATCTATCATCAATCCAAGTAAATGCGTCAAAGAAAGTACTTTAG